The DNA region GTGGGGATCGGGGTCGACGGCGCCGCCTCCAACGACTCGCAGGATTTCCTCCAGGCCATGAAGTCGGCCGCGCTCCTGGCGCGGGTCCACCACCAGCAGGCCACCGCCATGAGCGCGAAGGAGGCCTGGGAGATGGCCACCATCGGTGGCGCGCGCGCTCTTCGGATGGAGGACACCATCGGCTCGCTCGAGGTGGGTAAGAAGGCCGACCTCGTGGTGCTCGACGGCGACGACCCCACCCTGGCCAATGTGCACGACCCGTATCAGGCCGTGGTGTTCGTGGCGGGCAGCCGCGAGGTCGACCAGGTGTGGATCGACGGCGTACGGGTGGTCGACGACGGCGACGTGGTGAACGTCGACCCGCGGGAGATCGCGGCGGAGTCCCGGTCGGTTGCGGCGCGGCTCGTCAGCGACGCCAGCCTGGGGACCCTGTCAGCGCTGGTGGAGGCCTGAGATGAACGTCTCGCCGGGCATCGACGAGGTCCACGGGATTCTCATCGACCGACTGCTCACCGGGTATTACCCGGCCGGGTCGAAGCTGCCCTCGTGCCGCTCCCTGGCGCAGGAGCTGGGCACCAACTCCTCGACGGTCGACCGGGCCATCGGTCGGCTCGCCCGGGCCGGGCGCGTGCGCACCCTGCCCCGCCGGGGGACCTTCGTCTCCGAGGCCGAGGCCGGCAACGTCGATCCCAAGGCGGTGCTCACCGGGCAGCTCGAGGAGCTGCTCCTGCGGGCCAGACGCCTGGGGGTCACCGCGGCGGACCTCGACCAGATGGTCCTCTCGACGCTCGAGCGCGTCGACTCGATGCGCCGCATCGCGGTGGTCGAGTGCAACGAACGCGACCTCCGGCGGGTGCAGGAGATCGTGCAGGAGGCCACCGGGGTCGAGGTGCAGCCCGTGCTGCTCTGCGAGGCCGACGGTCGGGTGCTCGACGAGGAGTTCGACGCCGTGGCCGTCCCGGTATTCCAC from Dietzia sp. B32 includes:
- a CDS encoding GntR family transcriptional regulator, translating into MNVSPGIDEVHGILIDRLLTGYYPAGSKLPSCRSLAQELGTNSSTVDRAIGRLARAGRVRTLPRRGTFVSEAEAGNVDPKAVLTGQLEELLLRARRLGVTAADLDQMVLSTLERVDSMRRIAVVECNERDLRRVQEIVQEATGVEVQPVLLCEADGRVLDEEFDAVAVPVFHLNDVAGHVKDMDQVVELNLVASPGTLRRVIDVRDRERLVVVAPTARGVQWMTALIGQYFPGEIEGVVSDPSEGTAGLDSVGDLSDAVVVVNNAAGLPYDLEGRAGQLIPIEWEIDGRFAASLKTRIDNLINFRIACGKGQP